The proteins below are encoded in one region of Syngnathus acus chromosome 2, fSynAcu1.2, whole genome shotgun sequence:
- the LOC119118059 gene encoding vesicular inhibitory amino acid transporter-like → MAHLIRHKLTNKLTNAAHTVSNKSQAKVSGVFARLGFQAATDEEGVGFAECDDLDYDYRQGMQMDVLPGDDEGGECGLEDGDSHYQRDGTGPKPQGLKTGGSLDEDKPKITTWEAGWNVTNAIQGMFVLGLPYAILHGGYLGLFLIIFAAVVCCYTGKILIACLYEENEDGIKVRVRDSYVDVANACCAPRFPALGGHVVNVAQIIELVMTCILYVVVSGNLMYNSFPGLPISQKAWSVVATAALLPCAFLKNLKAVSKFSLLCTLAHFVINVLVIAYCLSRARDWAWEKVKFYIDVKKFPISIGIIVFSYTSQIFLPSLEGNMQKPSEFHCMMDWTHISACVLKGLFALVAYLTWADATKEVITDNLPSTIRAVVNLFLVAKALLSYPLPFFAAVEVLEKSLFQDGGRALFPDCYGPSGQLKSWGLGLRVALVVFTLLMAVFVPHFALLMGLTGSLTGAGLCFLLPSLFHLKLQWRNLLWHHVFFDVAIFVIGGICAISGFIHSIEGLIEAFKYNIHD, encoded by the exons ATGGCTCACCTGATCCGCCACAAGCTCACCAACAAGCTGACCAATGCGGCCCACACGGTCTCCAACAAGTCCCAGGCCAAGGTCAGCGGTGTGTTCGCCCGCCTGGGCTTCCAGGCCGCTACGGATGAAGAGGGCGTGGGATTTGCCGAATGCGACGACCTGGACTACGACTACAGGCAGGGCATGCAAATGGATGTCTTACCGGGCGACGACGAGGGCGGAGAGTGCGGCCTGGAGGATGGGGACAGTCACTACCAGAGGGATGGCACTGGCCCCAAGCCCCAGGGCCTCAAAACTGGGGGATCCCTGGATGAGGACAAGCCCAAAATCACAACTTGGGAGGCTGGCTGGAACGTCACCAATGCCATTCAG GGCATGTTCGTCCTCGGCCTCCCCTATGCCATCCTGCACGGCGGCTACCTGGGCCTCTTCCTCATCATCTTCGCCGCGGTGGTGTGCTGCTATACGGGCAAGATCCTCATCGCGTGTCTTTACGAGGAGAACGAGGACGGCATCAAGGTGCGCGTACGCGATTCTTACGTAGACGTGGCCAACGCGTGCTGCGCACCCCGGTTCCCCGCGCTGGGCGGTCACGTGGTCAACGTGGCCCAGATCATCGAGTTGGTGATGACTTGCATCCTGTACGTGGTGGTGAGCGGCAACTTAATGTACAACAGCTTCCCGGGCTTGCCCATCTCGCAGAAGGCGTGGTCAGTAGTGGCCACCGCTGCCTTGCTGCCCTGCGCCTTCCTCAAGAACCTGAAGGCGGTGTCCAAGTTCAGCCTTCTGTGCACGCTTGCCCACTTCGTCATCAACGTCCTCGTCATCGCCTACTGCCTTTCTCGGGCTCGGGACTGGGCGTGGGAGAAGGTCAAGTTCTACATCGACGTCAAGAAGTTCCCCATCTCCATCGGCATCATCGTGTTCAGCTACACCTCGCAGATCTTCCTCCCCTCCCTGGAGGGCAACATGCAGAAGCCCAGCGAGTTCCACTGCATGATGGACTGGACCCACATTTCCGCTTGCGTCCTCAAGGGCCTCTTTGCACTGGTGGCCTACCTAACCTGGGCGGATGCCACCAAGGAGGTTATCACAGATAACCTGCCCAGCACCATCCGTGCAGTGGTTAACCTTTtcctggtggccaaggcaCTGCTGTCCTACCCGCTGCCTTTCTTTGCCGCCGTGGAGGTCCTGGAGAAGTCGCTTTTCCAAGACGGTGGGCGGGCCTTATTTCCCGACTGCTACGGGCCGAGCGGCCAGTTAAAATCGTGGGGTCTGGGCCTCCGGGTGGCTCTGGTGGTCTTCACTTTGCTCATGGCCGTCTTCGTCCCCCATTTCGCCCTCCTCATGGGTCTGACCGGGAGCCTGACAGGCGCTGGTCTCTGCTTCCTGCTGCCCAGCCTCTTCCACTTGAAGCTCCAGTGGAGGAATCTCCTGTGGCACCACGTCTTCTTTGACGTCGCTATTTTTGTCATTGGGGGTATTTGCGCCATATCTGGCTTCATCCACTCTATCGAAGGTCTCATAGAGGCCTTCAAGTACAATATCCATGACTGA
- the bpifcl gene encoding bactericidal permeability-increasing protein, giving the protein MFARVFIVLIVIYCACGKNPAIRVIVSNKGLQYAGHAAAGWIQDKLEQVTLPNITGEIRWFAHIGYTLTGITIRKCDFPEPSFEFYQGLSALKMSIKGLNVALTGDWEAHWAFIKGGGSFDMALFGVDLVSIVQLGRDAGGHLSLTSVNCSAKIDDIDIYFYGNRSWLIRRFEHQFKKSIRDQIEALSCRAVDDLIANLECHLKDMKVYFQVNQELILDLPLVGLPIVTASSLHLGLKGEFYSVKVPKEPPFVALPFDIPEQPAYMLSVGLSEFTVNSASFSYFSDDLLQVFIKDSMIPPSSPVRLNTTSMGQFIPQLPKMFPDLLMTLQIYARNTPIFSFRSGAVALTSSGAVKAFAIQPNATLTPLFKLHVDSDFSGKAWVADGRLKGLVTMDNLTLTLAETEIGTFKTVALQELAQKIIEAAVLPPLNAELARGFALPRTKYAQLVKSVLTVEKGFVAFRSDAQLLENDTIFS; this is encoded by the exons ATGTTTGCAAGAGTATTTATAGTGCTCATTGTCATCTATTGCGcctgtggaaaaaatcctgcaaTTCGAGTCATCGTGAGCAACAAAGGACTTCAATATG CGGGGCATGCGGCTGCAGGGTGGATTCAGGACAAGTTGGAACAAGTCACACTACCTAACATTACCGGTGAAATAAGATGGTTTGCCCACATAGGATACACACTCACAGG CATTACTATAAGAAAGTGTGACTTTCCAGAACCATCCTTTGAGTTCTACCAAGGCCTCTCTGCCTTGAAGATGTCCATCAAAGGGCTTAATGTTGCCCTCACAGGAGACTGGGAGGCCCACTGGGCGTTCAT AAAGGGAGGTGGATCTTTTGACATGGCCTTGTTTGGTGTGGACCTGGTCTCCATAGTGCAGCTGGGGAGGGATGCTGGTGGACATCTGTCTTTAACCAGCGTGAATTGCAGCGCTAAAATAGACGACATAGACATCTATTTCTATGGCAACAGGAG CTGGCTCATCCGGAGATTTGAGCACCAATTCAAGAAAAGTATCAGGGATCAAATAGAAGCCCTG AGTTGCCGTGCTGTGGATGACCTCATTGCGAACCTGGAGTGCCATCTAAAGGACATGAAAG TTTACTTTCAGGTGAATCAAGAGCTCATTCTAGACTTGCCTCTTGTTGGCCTGCCGATTGTCACTGCTTCAAGTCTTCACCTTGGACTCAAG GGAGAATTTTACAGTGTCAAAGTTCCAAAGGAGCCCCCGTTTGTGGCCTTGCCTTTTGACATACCTGAACAGCCAGCTTACATGCTGTCAGTAGGCTTGTCTGAGTTCACTGTCAACTCAGCCTCCTTCAGCTACTTCTCGGATGATTTACTGCAGGTCTTCATCAAGGACAGCATG ATACCTCCAAGCTCACCGGTGCGTCTTAATACAACCTCGATGGGTCAATTTATTCCACAG CTCCCCAAGATGTTTCCAGACTTATTGATGACACTACAGATTTACGCCAGAAACACTCCGATATTTTCCTTCCGGTCCGGTGCTGTCGCGCTGACCTCGTCGGGCGCAGTCAAGGCCTTTGCCATCCAGCCTAATGCcaccttgactccactgtttAAACTCCATGTG gaCTCAGATTTCAGCGGCAAAGCGTGGGTTGCTGATGGACGGCTGAAGGGCTTGGTGACAATGGACAA TTTAACTCTGACTCTGGCAGAAACTGAGATCGGAACGTTTAAG ACTGTTGCATTGCAAGAGCTGGCACAGAAGATAATCGAGGCAGCCGTGTTGCCACCACTGAATG CGGAACTTGCCAGAGGCTTTGCTTTACCACGCACAAAATATGCACAACTGGTCAAGTCAGTTCTGACAGTAGAAAAG GGATTTGTAGCTTTTCGTTCAGATGCCCAGCTGCTGGAGAATGACACAATCTTCAGCTGA
- the LOC119119577 gene encoding PRELI domain containing protein 3B-like, protein MKIWASEHIFNHPWETVTKAAMQKYPNPMNPNVFGVDVLDRRVDTEGRLHSKRLLSTEWGLPAIAKSIIGLTRTCTYVQEHSVVDPKQKTFELKSTNISFTNLVSVDEKLTYKPHPQDADKTVLTQEALISVKGVSLSSYLEGLMANSMSVNAGKGREAMEWVIRRLNTEIEELAATARGAIRAPMAAAVADK, encoded by the exons ATGAAGATCTGGGCGTCAGAGCACATTTTCAA TCACCCATGGGAGACGGTGACGAAGGCAGCAATGCAGAAGTACCCCAACCCCATGAACCCAAACGTGTTTGGTGTGGATGTCCTGGACAGACGTGTGGACACAGAGGGACGGTTGCATAGTAAAAGACTGCTCAGCACAGAGTGGGGTCTTCCCGCCATTGCCAAATCC ATCATTGGTCTAACAAGAACATGCACTTATGTCCAAGAACATTCAGTAGTGGATCCCAAACAGAAGACATTTGAGCTCAAATCTACAAAT ATCTCCTTCACTAACTTGGTGTCCGTGGATGAGAAGCTGACGTATAAGCCTCATCCCCAGGATGCCGACAA AACGGTGCTGACCCAGGAGGCTCTGATCAGTGTGAAGGGTGTCAGCCTGAGCAGCTATCTCGAGGGCCTCATGGCCAACTCCATGTCTGTCAACGCTGGCAAG GGCCGCGAGGCGATGGAGTGGGTTATCCGGCGCTTAAACACGGAAATCGAGGAGCTGGCAGCCACAGCCCGCGGCGCCATACGTGCACCCATGGCGGCGGCTGTTGCGGACAAATGA
- the atp5f1e gene encoding ATP synthase subunit epsilon, mitochondrial: protein MVAYWRQAGLSYIRFSAICANAVRAALKPQVKAEAMKAAEASVKIVKPKSA, encoded by the exons ATGGTGGCCTACTGGAGACAAGCAGGACTCAg CTACATCCGCTTTTCGGCTATATGCGCCAACGCAGTGCGGGCCGCCCTCAAGCCGCAGGTGAAAGCTGAAGCGATGAAGGCGGCCGAGGCCAGCGTCAAAATAGTTAAGCCCAAATCAGCAT GA